The following DNA comes from Solanum stenotomum isolate F172 chromosome 11, ASM1918654v1, whole genome shotgun sequence.
CAATCGAGACATGaggataaaatatttaaagggtAAATTTGgaattaataattttcattgTTTAGTGTTTGGACAACTCAAACGTATTGGGTGGATATCCACATCATATTCATTTCTATGCGCGTGTGAGATTGAAAGATCGTATTTCTACGCGCTCTCATATGCGAGTGGgttaataaatttgatttttttattttttatatttctttttaattggtTAAAAGACAACCTCAGGTTAGGGCAAACGTACGAAGTCACGAATAAAGCAACTGAGCAAACGTACTTGCTAAATTCCATTCacttactactttttttttttaattattcggTATTcgaaatttatttatattgcgTAAGGTTCATAAAatcaaaaaacaatttttattatCATAATAATGATTAGTATTTCCAATATTAATTATGTCTTGAAAAAAATTCGATCGCATGAGATTTTGAGTCTCATGCGACATGCGTGTGTTTATTAGGAGTATTTTACAAGACATCTTGAAAGTGAATCGTATTTTAGAGGCGGATTTAATGTTACGGCACCAGATCATTCacaacataaatataatttatgtataaaattcattaaaattgtAATAAGTAGTAGATATGTATTCATGgttttaatacatataaatGGGTTCAATCTGAGAAACTCGAATATTGAAATTAAGGAATTAGTAGCGCGCGGAGCCATATTTTACTaagaaagtttaaaatatatgaactAAACACGCGAAAAAGCCAATAAGATTCAACATCAAcatctataatatatatatatatatacataacaaaaaatcTTAACCTTGAATACACAACGGTTAAGTTTTCACcaaaaagaatttcaaaactCTGCTCTTGCTCCCACTTAGCTTCGCCCCTGCatagaattaaaattttagatcCACCTCTAATAAATTATGTGTATcgatcatcatatcatatagatCTGAGTTgaattcaaaactcaaatatcTAGTTAAATTAGAGATAAAGACGTATATAGCAAAGTAGAAAAATTTGTTGTTCCTCTAATATGCTTGAAATTAAGACACGTACTATAGTGTAAAAATTAGGAATTAATATAGTGGAATAAAATCCAAACTCCTTTCCAGTTACGTTTCATTTTGATATATAGATCgttatataaattaatactaACAAAACATATATGATCCATGCTTTATGCATATAAAAATACTTACTTATTATAATGTGCATTTTTTCCACGCAAACGATACTGTTTGTTCAATCACAATAATCAAAATGTAGTTATATCACAATTACCCAAACTATATATAAAGTATAGCCAtgtctaaaaaaaattgtcggAATATTCACATTAGTGTCTATGTTAGATTCTCTATTCGAAATATAAAAAAGGTCAATTCAATTCTCGATGGAAACAGAATTTTGCGAAATTTCCTCCTAATTAGAAGATTTTTTTCGAGATCTTACTATTGTAATTTTGACCAACACATAAGATGAGACTTTACCACCATGAAGCGGCTTTTTGCAAAAAGATGAGGGGAATTTTACCATTCTCTTATAGTTATATTTATGTTCTGATttcaagttctagttcaagGCAGGGTAAGACGGGATTCATGGGGGTTTGGAGTCAGAAGTGAATCTAGAATTTTTTGAATATGGATGCaccaagaaaaatatattaagtggGAATTGATCCTCAGTTCTCAAAgtcaaaagctcaacatttaacCATGTGGACCAACTAGACTTTTTATAGTATGGgtgcaagaatataatattatacaaatgttagaaaatatatacataaaatatctaattttacgaaGAGACCACGGGTTCGAACACCCTATTTTTTGCACTTAAATCCACCACTGTTTGGAGCAGCCTTCTCCAAGGGAGACCTAACAAGCCTAATTCAATACTGaattatatatagagagattTTGTAAgcactaaacatatatatattgtccAGACCTAACTCTTAATGGGTTTTATTATTggatcgatatatatatatatatatgaaaaaaatggagTGATCGAAGAGTACCCTCATTGGCCCCTCTTCAACCAACCCACCCAACCCACCAATCGTACTCATGATTAATTTTAGCTATGTGTAATGAGAATTGTGAAAAAAATCTCGTAGGAGATCAGAGCGTTTTTTCTTAGAGATAGAAGACTATCGTCCATTAAGTTTTATTAAGATCCACACGAGATCGCTCTCATAATTTATtctatgaatatatttttaaaaaaaaatacaagcaaTATCACAAaccaaataagaaaatatatgtaaGTATGGAGAACAAACTAGACAAGTATATAATTCATTATCGTACACCAGATTTCGCAACAAGAATGAATTAGgtcaataatatattatgtataatttcataaatcaacctaaaagataaaataaaatacaaaagagaataataaaGTGTGTTAATCCAacaaattacaattataatAGCTGATTTATTCATgctatttttatattataattataaaatcacATTCATTAAGAATTTGAATGTTTTTGtaacatttttttggaaaaaaactGATGATGGATAACTACAAACACACAAAATAATATGTTCAGTAGCACTGATAATATTCACTGACTGACTGCAATTTTTATCAACCCCACCCCCCCACGTGAAACTGTCACAAAAATCCAACATCTTTTTTCACAAAATCTAATATAAGTTTcatttgatttaatatatcatATAGTATTAATTCTAAAGAAAATTCAAGtgcatataaaataaaatttattaataattataatttaacatgtGAAGCAATTTCACTTCATGTGCTAGCTAACTATTATGTTTTACCGATTTTCTATGAAAAGAAccatataacttttaaaaaaatatgtataatgaatCATAAAATCGatcttcaatttttaaatagacaaaacaaaaagaatgcTCTGGTGAATATGGAGAAAATAAACACATTTGAGCGCAAAATTGTTCGTTTAACCTAATTTTTATTTCCATGATAtgttgctatatatatatataaataaatcaaggtttctattagatatattatatagttCGAACTCTTCAAAAAATGTCAGTATGTGCTTAATGAATTCCTCAAAAACAGTATATGTGCTTAATGAATTCCtcaaaaatagtatattttttaaagattcgTGTGAGACTGTGAGTACaacattatttttgaaaagtctgaataatataatattacaaTCAAAATGTATTACTCGAGAAAGTACATTTCctagaaataaatatttcaattcttACGTacgtttatatatatttacataaaacTCTAAAACTAATTACCACaaattaaaaactgaaataaaattgCTAAAATAAAGCATTATACttattgattaaatttaaataaaaaggtTCATGATCAAACGACTCGGGGCTCCGGCTCCGGTTCTTCCTCATCCCGGGTCGGGTCGGGTCGCCCGTGATTTTGAAGGATCTTAAGAAGTTGAGCCCCTTTTCTCCTCCCTCTAGCACTACAATCACCTTGCAAAGCCAACATCACCGCACGCGCCACCTCCTCCGGTGGTGCCGCCAACGGTGCACCATCACAGGCGCCACCATATATTACCGCCAAAACGCTTATCGCGTATTCCTTCCCTCTACTCCCGTCCATCCTCCCCATAACCTCCACCATCATCGGCACCGCCAACGCGTGGGCCCTCACCTCCTCCGCCCCTTCCGCCACCGTACACAACAATTCCAACGCCGCTAACGACCTCTCCGCCGCCGCCACGTCCAAATCCGACAAACTGTCCACCACTACCCCGACAGCTCCCACCTCAACCGCCACATGTCGGTTATTTTCCGACAAACAAAGTGCTAATAAAACTTTACTTGCTGATTTTGCTACTCTCCTGTCTTTTAAACACCCAACCACCCCTCTCAATACTGTGACGGGGCAAGCCACTGAATTTCCACCACCGTCAACCGCCGCCACCGGATTCGGAACAAGTGAATGTTCCAACAAGTACATTGCCTTAACCTtgttgaaaaattttaaatacaaatcaacaataaaaatataatgaacaagactctactgaACGCGCAACATTTTCAACATAACATGGCGCATGCACAGATATTTTAGCGAAAAAGCACTTAAAAtctcaaaatatattaaattttgaactcgtaattttaaaaatataaatgttcaacattatttttatgctTAAACTTATTTTAGTCTCAAAATGTGAAAAGTATCGCATAAATTAAGatagaatataaaaaatatcatataaattaagacaGAGTAAGTATTTATATTGAACAAACCTTGTCTAAATCAGtacaactagtgagttgtaattCTGCCACGTGGAAAAGTTCCTCCAAATTAGTGTACAAAACAGGAGGGGCAATTTTAGTAATTTGCATGGTTTCTCGAGGGTAAATGTTAGTGTGTGAAATTGGGGGTGAACTTGGTAGTGGAAATCTCCATTGAGTAAAACTCTGTGAATTAGTAttagatgaagatgaagattcCGACGAACTCGCCGGAGCTGTAGCTGGCGCCGGCGCCGGAAACGGCGACGAAGTTTGGTCGGAAAGAGGAATGGGGAGGGTAGGAGGGGTGGTGGTAGTAGGGCTGAGAACCGACTGAGTACAGCGGCGGAAGAAGCCGCAGGAAAATGAGGTTTTGAGCTTTGGATGCTGGTGTTGGGTTTTCATGGTGGGATGATGAGAGATAAAGAGAAAATGTAGAGAGAGAAAGTGTGAAATAAATGGATGGGTACAATAATTGTATGGAATGAGATAGTTCATTCAATTTAACAACTTTTTTgttgagaaaaagaaaactaaaataataatatattcagtgtaattGAAGTTCGAACGAGGTGGTATGTAtacataattttatcttttaaaaaaaatactttttgaaaatataaattgtaTTAGACCAGCCACATATAATAGGCTTGACTCAAAAGGCATTGAGAGGGAATCATGTGATCCTGAGTTATCCACGTGAAAGACTACCCTTTAAATTAATTGAGTCATTTTAAAGAATCGTAACTTTATTCTTAATCTTTACAAATGTagggaaattattttttcaaataaaaagaactttcaTTCTAATAAAGCATATGAAAAATGAAGTGTGAAAAGTAAATATAGTAGTGAAGAAATGGTATGTTATGCTCAAATTAATAAAGAAATGAACATTAACAATAACAAACATTATGATAAtcgaatagaaaaaaataacagaTAAAAATGTAGAATATTATTAGATATCTTCTCAGTGaattaataataacataactgaTCGTCAATATGTTTGCTTCAGTTATGTACTTTCTCTCTTAATAAGTTACCTGACTAAATGAAGTTAGATTTGATGgtgaatttagaatttaatttttatgtattttaaagtttatggagtatatatatacagatATTTactgaatttaaaaaatacatatacatgATGTGGGTTAATTTGTACCGTCTACTCTAGCTAGCTCAGCcctcaattgttttttttttttaaaaaattatttagtgtcTGATATATATAAGTCtcgttaaatttaaattcatgcgTTATAATGTCTTTTCTACAATCGACACTAATTttcaatagatttttttttttattttcaaaattcaaacaaaaatttaatttaaactcaaaatctttAATTAAGATGAAGTATCGGTTAAAATTTAGTAGTAATAGTACTACTGTTTTTAGCctgcaaatttttttaaaatggggaCAAGTCCTTTATTAATGTGGacagatgaaaagaaaaaagatataaagGCAAAATTGAGAACGTGAACAATTGCAGagggacttttttttttcattcggatatttaatatttatattaaaatttgattattttaattttatagcGTATAGAGTTTattttagaagaaaatattCATTATCAAGAATTTTTCCATACTAAACAAAAGGAACTGGTTCACTCAATATTAAATTTCTACTTATTCTAAAATTAGATGTACTACAACTAAACAAAGCAATTAATATACATGCACaagttttttcataaatatagtgttataaacaaatataaaccccaaaaattatattcattacTTTTAGTCCAAAATTTAAAGAGGAGGCACCCAGTTTTGGGAACCATAGTATTAATCAACTTATAATCAAGCATTTGATACTTCACTAAAATAAACCAAACACATTGAACCTATTATATTATAGATATTATCAGTATTCTagctaaaagaaaataatatgcattatataatttttaaatagtaatatgATTAGTGTATAAAAGTATAAgaataatattgatat
Coding sequences within:
- the LOC125845250 gene encoding U-box domain-containing protein 25; translation: MKTQHQHPKLKTSFSCGFFRRCTQSVLSPTTTTPPTLPIPLSDQTSSPFPAPAPATAPASSSESSSSSNTNSQSFTQWRFPLPSSPPISHTNIYPRETMQITKIAPPVLYTNLEELFHVAELQLTSCTDLDKVKAMYLLEHSLVPNPVAAVDGGGNSVACPVTVLRGVVGCLKDRRVAKSASKVLLALCLSENNRHVAVEVGAVGVVVDSLSDLDVAAAERSLAALELLCTVAEGAEEVRAHALAVPMMVEVMGRMDGSRGKEYAISVLAVIYGGACDGAPLAAPPEEVARAVMLALQGDCSARGRRKGAQLLKILQNHGRPDPTRDEEEPEPEPRVV